One window from the genome of Sandaracinaceae bacterium encodes:
- a CDS encoding DUF2723 domain-containing protein — MRLWGLPASRPLEAALTAASVFVVYALTMAPGMTFYDSPELALVAAELGVGHPIGQPIHTLVGWLFAHLPGVSVHFGLTLLSALAGSLCVLPAWSLVDALAGPAETRLHAAARALALFGAGLSMIAWEPSTRVEVYTLASLFVLWALARLAHDRSGLAPAVALGLAAATHAIIAFAGVIAAAVLLASRALGRRAPATPGPLERDAAPKAKAALRARANRRSGADSGAGTGTATATAAGTAAGIAAGTAAGTGTAAGAGAGAGTGTATGTGTATGTGTATGTGTGTGTGTGTGTGTGAGAGTGTGTAAGTGTGTGTGTGTGTGTGTGTGTGTGADSEADSEADSDSEADSEAEAEAEAEAEAEAEAEAEAEAEAEAEAEAEAEAEAEAEAEADSEADAEAEAEAEADSEADSEAEANPSSAPAIRQALVAALAFGLTTCASYLYLPLASSRAPRVFAWGAPTTWSGFLSYVRGEDYAHNQSIDFPTWIAHLVDLVEWSFSHGTLPVVVLGAVGFVALAKRPRGLRFALPITATVCVGFVAANVVFHPDVPDYRGYFLVPFWLAAAGVGGLAQLAARHARYVRYAPLAALLPLLALVVSPGHLLARRDDPSLAEAMARGALAEAPEDAILVVTADHWVAPLIFAQEVDGVRPDVAIVATGLSSSRWYWEHLFAAHPSLTPMPLVGPGGQRGRMRRLLSANPTRPVLVESVALSEPLGRLPCGVGWMVWTDSACEGAPPSPHTASATIERAAPFSGEALEVAARVNETRGEAIWRFGQARHAARALMAGLPPSGLGVALPGDIPDRGPPLTGPLPGWTREAAIHDPARNLVFTGLLLHSVGRPDAALELVSEAMALGLEGAGYAREQITAPR; from the coding sequence TTGAGACTCTGGGGCCTGCCCGCCTCGCGCCCGCTCGAGGCGGCGCTGACCGCGGCGAGCGTGTTCGTGGTCTACGCGCTGACGATGGCGCCGGGCATGACCTTCTACGACAGCCCCGAGCTGGCGCTCGTCGCGGCGGAGCTGGGCGTGGGCCACCCGATCGGGCAGCCCATCCACACCCTGGTCGGCTGGCTCTTCGCGCACCTGCCCGGTGTCTCGGTGCACTTCGGATTGACGCTCCTCAGCGCGCTGGCGGGCTCCCTCTGCGTCCTGCCCGCCTGGTCGCTCGTCGACGCCCTGGCCGGCCCGGCCGAGACGCGCCTCCACGCGGCGGCCCGCGCGCTGGCCCTCTTCGGCGCCGGCCTGTCGATGATCGCCTGGGAGCCGTCCACTCGAGTGGAGGTCTATACCCTCGCGTCGCTCTTCGTCCTCTGGGCGCTCGCGCGCCTCGCCCACGATCGGTCGGGCCTCGCGCCCGCCGTGGCCCTCGGCCTCGCCGCCGCCACCCACGCCATCATCGCCTTCGCCGGCGTCATCGCCGCGGCCGTCTTGCTCGCCAGTCGCGCGCTCGGTCGCCGCGCGCCAGCCACGCCGGGTCCGCTCGAGAGAGACGCCGCCCCCAAGGCGAAGGCGGCCTTGCGCGCACGGGCGAACCGTAGGTCGGGAGCGGACTCGGGAGCGGGAACGGGAACGGCAACGGCAACAGCAGCGGGAACAGCAGCGGGAATCGCAGCGGGAACGGCAGCGGGAACGGGAACGGCAGCGGGAGCGGGAGCGGGAGCGGGAACGGGAACGGCAACGGGAACGGGAACGGCAACGGGAACGGGAACGGCAACGGGAACGGGAACGGGAACGGGAACGGGAACGGGAACGGGAACGGGAACGGGAGCGGGAGCGGGAACGGGAACGGGAACGGCAGCGGGAACGGGAACGGGAACGGGAACGGGAACGGGAACGGGAACGGGAACGGGAACGGGAACGGGAACGGGAACGGGAGCGGACTCGGAGGCGGACTCGGAAGCGGACTCGGACTCGGAGGCGGACTCGGAAGCGGAGGCGGAGGCGGAGGCGGAGGCGGAGGCGGAGGCGGAGGCGGAGGCGGAGGCGGAGGCGGAGGCGGAGGCGGAAGCGGAAGCGGAAGCGGAAGCGGAGGCGGAGGCGGAAGCGGAGGCGGACTCGGAGGCGGACGCGGAGGCGGAGGCGGAAGCGGAAGCGGACTCGGAGGCGGACTCGGAGGCGGAAGCCAACCCCTCGAGCGCGCCCGCGATCCGCCAGGCGCTCGTCGCCGCGCTCGCGTTCGGGCTCACCACCTGCGCCTCCTATCTGTATCTCCCCTTGGCCTCCTCCCGCGCCCCGCGCGTCTTCGCCTGGGGGGCGCCCACGACCTGGTCCGGCTTCCTCTCCTACGTCCGCGGCGAGGACTACGCGCACAACCAGTCGATCGACTTCCCCACCTGGATCGCGCACCTCGTGGATCTCGTGGAGTGGTCGTTCTCCCATGGGACTCTCCCCGTGGTCGTGCTCGGCGCCGTCGGGTTCGTCGCCCTCGCCAAGCGCCCGCGCGGCCTGCGCTTCGCGCTCCCGATCACGGCGACGGTGTGCGTCGGCTTCGTCGCGGCGAACGTCGTCTTCCACCCCGACGTGCCGGACTACCGCGGCTACTTCCTGGTCCCCTTCTGGCTGGCGGCGGCGGGTGTGGGCGGCCTCGCGCAGCTGGCGGCCCGGCACGCGCGGTACGTGCGCTACGCGCCGCTCGCGGCCCTGCTGCCGCTGCTCGCGCTCGTCGTCTCGCCGGGCCACCTCCTCGCCCGCCGTGACGATCCCTCGCTCGCGGAGGCGATGGCGCGAGGCGCGCTCGCGGAGGCGCCCGAGGACGCGATCCTCGTCGTGACCGCGGATCACTGGGTCGCTCCGCTCATCTTCGCCCAGGAGGTCGACGGCGTGCGCCCGGACGTGGCGATCGTCGCGACCGGACTCTCCTCGTCGCGCTGGTACTGGGAGCACCTCTTCGCCGCGCACCCCTCGCTGACTCCGATGCCGCTCGTCGGCCCGGGAGGGCAGCGCGGCCGGATGCGCCGGCTGCTGAGCGCGAACCCCACGCGTCCCGTGCTCGTGGAGTCCGTCGCGCTGAGCGAGCCGCTCGGCCGGCTCCCGTGCGGGGTGGGCTGGATGGTCTGGACCGACTCGGCCTGCGAGGGCGCGCCGCCAAGCCCGCACACGGCGTCCGCCACCATCGAGCGCGCGGCGCCCTTCTCCGGGGAGGCGCTCGAGGTCGCGGCGCGGGTGAACGAGACGCGGGGCGAAGCCATCTGGCGGTTCGGTCAGGCGCGCCACGCCGCGCGCGCGCTCATGGCGGGGCTGCCTCCCTCGGGCCTCGGGGTCGCGCTCCCGGGCGACATCCCCGACCGCGGCCCCCCGCTCACCGGCCCGCTGCCGGGCTGGACGCGTGAGGCCGCGATCCACGACCCGGCCCGCAACCTCGTCTTCACGGGCCTGCTCCTGCACTCGGTCGGGCGCCCCGACGCCGCGCTCGAGCTCGTGAGCGAGGCGATGGCGCTCGGCCTCGAGGGCGCGGGCTACGCGCGCGAGCAGATCACGGCCCCGCGCTGA
- the gcvPA gene encoding aminomethyl-transferring glycine dehydrogenase subunit GcvPA, whose product MRYLPHTEEEIRAMLEAIGVGSIDDLFAPIPESHRVQGALKLEPSLDEASLMAHLEQLSNQNESARALSFLGAGLYDHHVPPAVDQLLLRSEFYTAYTPYQAEVSQGTLQSIFEFQTMVCELFGLQVANASMYDGASATAEAILMARRVTKRSRCVLSRALHPEYQETTRTYLENVDEAGPGIDVAPMTDAGVTDLAALEELVTDDTAAVVVGYPNFLGRVEDLAAVKAICKAKGALLVTATAEPYALSLVKSPGELGADIAVGEGQPLAIPPQLGGPGVGLFATRDEYVRQMPGRLVGETVDSDGERGYVLTLSTREQHIRRERATSNICTNHGLVALAFTIRTAMLGRKGFEQVGRLCLSRAEYLKQKIDGLERFSVPGGAPTFNEFVVRREEGKAAPLLAALAAKGILAGVDLGRFYPERDQEFLVAVTERHDRASLDRLVEALQSV is encoded by the coding sequence ATGCGTTACCTGCCGCACACCGAAGAAGAGATCCGCGCGATGCTCGAGGCGATCGGCGTCGGGTCCATCGACGACCTGTTCGCGCCCATCCCCGAGTCGCACCGCGTCCAGGGCGCGCTGAAGCTCGAGCCGTCGCTCGACGAGGCGTCGCTGATGGCGCACCTCGAGCAGCTGTCCAACCAGAACGAGTCGGCGCGCGCGCTGTCGTTCCTGGGCGCGGGCCTCTACGACCACCACGTGCCCCCGGCGGTGGACCAGCTCCTCTTGCGGAGCGAGTTCTACACCGCCTACACGCCGTACCAGGCGGAGGTCTCGCAGGGCACGCTCCAGTCGATCTTCGAGTTCCAGACCATGGTCTGCGAGCTCTTCGGCCTGCAGGTGGCCAACGCGTCGATGTACGACGGGGCGAGCGCGACCGCGGAGGCCATCCTGATGGCCCGCCGGGTCACCAAGCGCTCGCGCTGCGTGCTCTCCCGCGCGCTCCACCCGGAGTACCAGGAGACGACGCGCACCTACCTCGAGAACGTCGACGAGGCGGGCCCGGGCATCGACGTGGCGCCGATGACCGACGCGGGCGTGACGGATCTCGCGGCGCTCGAGGAGCTCGTCACCGACGACACCGCGGCGGTGGTGGTCGGCTACCCGAACTTCCTCGGACGCGTCGAGGACCTCGCCGCGGTCAAGGCGATCTGCAAGGCCAAGGGCGCGCTGCTCGTCACCGCGACGGCCGAGCCCTACGCGCTCAGCCTGGTGAAGTCGCCGGGCGAGCTCGGCGCGGACATCGCCGTGGGCGAAGGCCAGCCCCTCGCCATCCCGCCGCAGCTCGGTGGGCCAGGCGTGGGCCTGTTCGCGACCCGCGACGAGTACGTCCGGCAGATGCCCGGGCGCCTGGTCGGCGAGACGGTCGACTCCGACGGCGAGCGCGGCTACGTGCTGACGCTCAGCACCCGCGAGCAGCACATCCGCCGCGAGCGCGCGACCTCGAACATCTGCACCAACCACGGCCTCGTGGCGCTGGCGTTCACCATCCGGACGGCGATGCTCGGCCGCAAGGGCTTCGAGCAGGTCGGCCGCCTCTGCCTGAGTCGCGCCGAGTACCTCAAGCAGAAGATCGACGGCCTGGAGCGCTTCAGCGTCCCGGGCGGCGCGCCCACGTTCAACGAGTTCGTGGTGCGGCGCGAAGAGGGCAAGGCCGCGCCGCTGCTCGCCGCGCTCGCGGCCAAGGGCATCCTCGCCGGCGTCGACCTGGGTCGCTTCTATCCGGAGCGCGATCAGGAGTTCCTCGTCGCGGTGACCGAGCGGCACGACCGCGCGTCGCTCGACCGCCTGGTCGAGGCGCTGCAGAGCGTCTGA
- a CDS encoding sigma 54-interacting transcriptional regulator: protein MRYRGEPLREFPLGSRPLEVGSGAGCDIVVHDARVRERHLLVSAIGGSVMLHELRPGGKRAPLRALELGFPVRIGLHHSIERVRSERVRLGPATSRTEPLGVELGSASEISLLVGSGTEARRIPLDALPLTIGSGSRNDVVIHDRTVSGRHCRLEPSADGLWLRDLGSRNGTHVDGVAIELARVLPGSVIRVGRTNLRLVSRGRPGDAREDGLVAESPKMRAVLELVERYAQVRETVLIHGESGAGKEGIARALHSRGPRASGPFVAVNAGGMTSTLVESTLFGHERGAFTGAAASRRGLFEQADGGTLFLDEIGELPLEMQKRLLRVLDSWEVRRVGAEHSQKVDVRLLCATHRDLRAMVREGTFRDDLYWRVAQLEVRVAPLRERAKDVMALAEHFLAQSAEGGRRLSAEAVQLLLTHDWPGNARELRNVMGRCANRATGSLIALSDVEAVFDEMGVETRSSGVWAIEEVVDQYGGNLTAAARALGIPRSTLRDRYRRAQRRRRAKERKLG, encoded by the coding sequence TTGAGGTATCGCGGGGAGCCGCTCCGCGAGTTTCCGCTGGGGAGTCGGCCGCTGGAGGTCGGGAGCGGCGCGGGGTGCGACATCGTCGTGCACGACGCGCGGGTGCGCGAGAGACATCTGCTCGTCAGCGCCATCGGGGGCTCGGTGATGCTCCACGAGCTGCGGCCGGGGGGCAAACGCGCGCCCCTCCGCGCCCTCGAGCTGGGCTTCCCGGTCCGGATCGGCCTGCACCACTCCATCGAGCGCGTGCGGAGCGAGCGGGTGCGACTGGGCCCCGCCACCAGCCGGACCGAGCCGCTCGGGGTGGAGCTCGGCAGCGCGTCCGAGATCAGCCTCCTCGTCGGGAGCGGCACCGAGGCGCGCCGGATCCCGCTCGACGCGCTGCCGCTCACCATCGGCTCGGGCTCCCGCAACGACGTCGTGATTCACGATCGCACGGTGAGCGGTCGCCACTGTCGCCTCGAGCCGAGCGCGGACGGGCTGTGGCTCCGTGATCTCGGCAGCCGGAACGGCACGCACGTGGACGGCGTCGCGATCGAGCTCGCCCGGGTGCTGCCCGGGTCGGTCATCCGCGTGGGCCGCACGAACCTTCGGCTCGTCTCGCGGGGTCGACCGGGTGACGCCCGCGAGGACGGGCTCGTGGCGGAGTCGCCGAAGATGCGCGCCGTGCTGGAGCTCGTCGAGCGCTACGCGCAGGTCCGCGAGACGGTGCTCATCCACGGCGAGAGCGGCGCGGGCAAGGAGGGAATCGCGCGGGCGCTGCACTCCCGTGGTCCGCGCGCGTCCGGCCCGTTCGTCGCGGTGAACGCGGGCGGCATGACGAGCACGCTCGTCGAGAGCACCCTCTTCGGGCACGAGCGTGGGGCCTTCACCGGCGCGGCGGCGAGCCGGCGCGGGCTCTTCGAGCAGGCGGACGGAGGCACGCTCTTCCTCGACGAGATCGGGGAGCTGCCGCTCGAGATGCAGAAGCGGCTCCTGCGCGTGCTCGACAGCTGGGAGGTGCGCCGCGTCGGGGCCGAGCACAGCCAGAAGGTCGACGTGCGCCTGCTCTGCGCCACGCACCGCGATCTGCGCGCGATGGTCCGGGAGGGGACGTTCCGGGACGATCTCTACTGGCGCGTCGCGCAGCTCGAGGTCCGCGTCGCGCCGCTGCGAGAGCGGGCCAAGGACGTGATGGCGCTCGCGGAGCACTTCCTGGCCCAGAGCGCAGAGGGAGGGCGGCGGCTCTCCGCCGAGGCCGTCCAGCTCCTGCTGACGCACGACTGGCCGGGCAACGCGCGCGAGCTGCGCAACGTGATGGGGCGGTGCGCCAACCGGGCGACGGGCTCGCTCATCGCGCTGAGCGACGTCGAGGCCGTGTTCGACGAGATGGGCGTCGAGACGCGCTCGTCGGGCGTCTGGGCCATCGAGGAGGTGGTCGACCAGTACGGCGGCAACCTCACCGCCGCCGCACGAGCGCTGGGCATCCCCCGCTCGACGCTCCGGGACCGCTACCGCAGAGCGCAGCGCCGTCGCCGCGCAAAGGAGCGCAAGCTGGGTTGA
- the gcvH gene encoding glycine cleavage system protein GcvH, translating into MAQYPTDLKYTKDHEWARDEGDGKVRIGVTAYAVEQLGDVTLIDLPKAGSEVGAHDHFGDIESVKTVSELFAPVAGEIVEVNEELEDQPELVNDSPYDQGWMIVLKVSSPDELGDLMDAAAYETYLGSLD; encoded by the coding sequence ATGGCCCAGTACCCGACCGATCTGAAGTACACCAAGGACCACGAGTGGGCGCGCGACGAGGGCGACGGCAAGGTGCGCATCGGCGTCACCGCCTACGCCGTCGAGCAGCTCGGCGACGTGACGCTCATCGACCTGCCCAAGGCGGGCTCGGAGGTCGGCGCGCACGACCACTTCGGCGACATCGAGTCGGTCAAGACCGTCAGCGAGCTGTTCGCGCCGGTGGCCGGTGAGATCGTCGAGGTCAACGAGGAGCTCGAGGATCAGCCCGAGCTCGTCAACGACTCGCCCTACGACCAGGGCTGGATGATCGTGCTGAAGGTGAGCTCCCCGGACGAGCTGGGGGATCTCATGGACGCGGCGGCCTACGAGACCTACCTCGGGAGCCTGGACTGA
- a CDS encoding acyltransferase produces the protein MQRRSHGSGASTREALASCGEGCVFEEGVLVFHPENVHVGRDVYVGHQTILKGYHAGVMRIGDGAWIGQQCFFHAAGDLTIGENVGVGPGVRILTSAHREAGRETPILHAPLDFAPVVVEADADLGVGAILLPGVTVGRGAQVGAGAVVTRDVPAYAVVAGNPARVLRSR, from the coding sequence ATGCAACGACGCAGCCACGGCTCTGGCGCCTCTACCCGCGAGGCGCTCGCCTCGTGCGGCGAAGGCTGCGTCTTCGAGGAAGGCGTGCTCGTCTTCCACCCGGAGAACGTGCACGTCGGGCGCGACGTCTACGTCGGCCACCAGACCATCCTCAAGGGCTACCACGCGGGCGTGATGCGCATCGGCGACGGCGCGTGGATCGGCCAGCAATGTTTCTTTCATGCTGCGGGCGACCTGACGATCGGCGAGAACGTCGGCGTGGGCCCGGGGGTCCGCATCCTCACCTCCGCGCACCGCGAGGCCGGGCGCGAGACGCCCATCCTCCACGCGCCGCTCGACTTCGCCCCCGTCGTCGTCGAAGCGGACGCAGACCTCGGGGTCGGGGCCATCCTGCTCCCCGGCGTGACGGTGGGCCGCGGCGCGCAGGTCGGCGCGGGCGCGGTGGTGACCAGGGACGTGCCCGCCTACGCCGTCGTGGCCGGCAACCCCGCGCGCGTGCTGAGGTCCCGGTGA
- a CDS encoding acyl-CoA carboxylase subunit beta, with protein sequence MTSSKQPPADPVARLDELNAKALEAGGPARIQRQHDANKLTARERIDLLLDPGSFVEMDRFVVHRCADFGMEQSRILGDGVVTGHGTIEGRKVFVFAQDFTVFGGSLSAAYAEKITKIMDLAMKVGVPVIGLNDSGGARIQEGVESLAGYADIFQRNVLASGVVPQISAIMGPCAGGAVYSPALTDFIFMVEESSYMFITGPDVIKTVTHEEVTKEELGGARTHNQKSGVAHFASPSDAECLQEVRELMGFLPSNNHEDPPVRECNDPVGREEPELDELIPRDPMKPYDIKRVIELTVDDGDFFEVQAHFAQNILIGFARLGGRPVGVVANQPMVLAGCLDIDASVKAARFVRFCDCFNLPLVTFVDVPGFLPGTDQEFGGIIKHGAKLLYAYAEATVPKITLITRKAYGGAYDVMASKHLRGDLNYAYPTAEIAVMGPDGAVNIVYRREIAAAEDAVAAKDGFVAQYREKFANPYKAAGLGFIDEVIYPRQTRPRLCDALTLLRDKRLSNPPKKHDNLPL encoded by the coding sequence ATGACGAGCAGCAAACAGCCCCCCGCCGATCCCGTCGCGCGCCTCGACGAGCTGAACGCCAAGGCCCTCGAGGCGGGCGGTCCCGCCCGCATCCAGCGGCAGCACGACGCCAACAAGCTCACCGCGCGCGAGCGGATCGACCTGCTCCTCGACCCGGGCTCCTTCGTCGAGATGGACCGCTTCGTGGTGCACCGATGCGCCGACTTCGGGATGGAGCAGAGCCGCATCCTCGGCGACGGCGTGGTGACCGGACACGGCACGATCGAGGGCCGCAAGGTCTTCGTGTTCGCGCAGGACTTCACCGTCTTCGGCGGGTCACTCAGCGCCGCGTACGCCGAGAAGATCACCAAGATCATGGATCTGGCGATGAAGGTCGGCGTGCCCGTCATCGGCCTCAACGACTCGGGCGGCGCCCGGATCCAGGAGGGCGTGGAGAGCCTCGCTGGCTACGCCGACATCTTCCAGCGCAACGTGCTCGCCTCAGGCGTGGTGCCCCAGATCAGCGCCATCATGGGCCCCTGCGCGGGCGGCGCGGTCTACAGCCCGGCGCTGACCGACTTCATCTTCATGGTCGAGGAGTCGAGCTACATGTTCATCACCGGCCCCGACGTGATCAAGACGGTCACGCACGAGGAGGTGACGAAGGAGGAGCTCGGCGGCGCGCGCACGCACAACCAGAAGAGCGGCGTCGCGCACTTCGCCAGCCCCTCGGACGCGGAGTGCCTGCAGGAGGTCCGTGAGCTCATGGGCTTCCTGCCCTCGAACAACCACGAGGACCCGCCGGTCCGCGAGTGCAACGACCCCGTCGGACGCGAGGAGCCGGAGCTCGACGAGCTCATCCCGCGCGACCCGATGAAGCCCTACGACATCAAGCGGGTCATCGAGCTGACGGTCGACGACGGCGACTTCTTCGAGGTCCAGGCCCACTTCGCGCAGAACATCCTCATCGGGTTCGCCCGCCTCGGAGGCCGCCCGGTCGGCGTGGTCGCGAACCAGCCGATGGTCCTCGCGGGCTGCCTGGACATCGACGCTTCCGTCAAGGCGGCGCGCTTCGTGCGATTCTGCGACTGCTTCAACCTCCCGCTCGTCACCTTCGTCGACGTGCCCGGCTTCCTGCCCGGGACCGACCAGGAGTTCGGCGGCATCATCAAGCACGGCGCGAAGCTCCTCTACGCCTACGCCGAGGCCACCGTGCCGAAGATCACGCTGATCACGCGCAAAGCCTACGGCGGCGCCTACGACGTCATGGCGAGCAAGCACCTCCGCGGCGACCTCAACTACGCCTACCCCACGGCCGAGATCGCGGTGATGGGGCCGGACGGGGCGGTGAACATCGTCTACCGCCGCGAGATCGCGGCCGCCGAGGACGCGGTGGCGGCCAAGGACGGCTTCGTCGCTCAGTACCGCGAGAAGTTCGCCAACCCCTACAAGGCGGCGGGGCTCGGGTTCATCGACGAGGTCATCTACCCGCGGCAGACGCGGCCGCGCCTCTGCGACGCGCTGACGCTCCTGCGCGACAAGCGGCTCAGCAACCCGCCGAAGAAGCACGACAACCTGCCGCTCTAG
- a CDS encoding DUF2752 domain-containing protein gives MLGTGTAGVSASSPTPDRFSLRRLLLAASPLGLLGALVALELPICPSRIMLGIPCPGCGLTRATEALVHGDLLAMLVYHPLAPIIAPVAIFAVLRTVLVYGGVLRSDQADWLNRVPRNVWTTIGFALVGLWSARALGLLGGLPDPLDPTRGLIWRAFAWLATLAGL, from the coding sequence GCTGGGGACGGGGACCGCGGGCGTTTCTGCGTCCAGCCCCACGCCAGATCGCTTCTCTCTCCGCCGTCTGCTGCTCGCGGCGTCCCCGCTCGGGCTGCTCGGAGCCCTCGTGGCGCTGGAGCTGCCGATCTGCCCGTCGCGCATCATGCTCGGCATCCCTTGCCCGGGCTGCGGTCTGACGCGCGCGACCGAGGCGCTCGTTCACGGCGATCTGCTCGCGATGCTGGTCTATCACCCGCTCGCGCCCATCATCGCGCCCGTCGCGATCTTCGCGGTCCTGCGCACGGTCCTCGTCTACGGCGGCGTGCTGCGGAGTGACCAGGCGGACTGGCTCAATCGCGTCCCTCGCAACGTCTGGACGACGATCGGCTTCGCCCTGGTGGGTCTCTGGTCGGCGCGCGCCCTGGGGCTGCTCGGTGGCCTGCCCGATCCGCTCGACCCCACGCGCGGCCTGATCTGGCGCGCCTTCGCCTGGCTCGCGACCCTGGCCGGCCTCTAG
- a CDS encoding glycosyltransferase family 2 protein gives MRLSIIVFAFDEEENVEAVLGELIAWLRQNAPPAEIVFVDDGSRDATLEAAERALAGFPHRTARHEVNGGIGAALKTGVRLARGDWVTFMPADGQIEPEAVGTLLDAAEDDAVDLVLSVYDHRDDGLDRTVLSAGVRGLIWLVHGVRLRSDGPYLFRRRIFVPEELPPDSFFLNFELPIRALAAGIRARTVTIACRPRRAGQSKSTGLARIASVAKDLADLRRRRLRRAWTILRGGR, from the coding sequence GTGAGGCTGTCGATCATCGTCTTCGCCTTCGACGAGGAGGAGAACGTCGAGGCCGTGCTCGGCGAGCTGATCGCGTGGCTGCGTCAGAACGCACCGCCGGCCGAGATCGTCTTCGTCGACGACGGCTCGCGGGACGCCACCCTCGAGGCGGCCGAGCGCGCCCTCGCCGGCTTCCCGCACCGCACCGCGCGCCACGAGGTCAACGGCGGCATCGGCGCCGCCCTCAAGACGGGGGTGCGCCTCGCGCGCGGCGACTGGGTCACCTTCATGCCGGCGGATGGGCAGATCGAGCCCGAGGCGGTCGGCACCCTGCTCGACGCGGCCGAAGACGACGCCGTCGATCTCGTGCTCAGCGTCTACGACCACCGCGACGACGGGCTCGACCGCACGGTCCTGTCCGCGGGCGTGCGCGGCCTGATCTGGCTCGTGCACGGCGTGCGCCTGCGCAGCGACGGCCCCTACCTCTTCCGACGGCGGATCTTCGTCCCGGAGGAGCTGCCCCCGGACAGCTTCTTCCTGAACTTCGAGCTGCCCATCCGCGCGCTCGCGGCCGGGATCCGCGCCCGCACGGTCACCATCGCCTGCCGCCCACGGCGCGCCGGCCAGTCGAAGTCGACGGGCCTCGCCCGCATCGCGTCGGTGGCCAAGGACCTGGCCGACCTGCGCCGCCGCCGCCTCCGTCGGGCGTGGACGATCTTGCGCGGCGGACGCTGA
- the gcvT gene encoding glycine cleavage system aminomethyltransferase GcvT — MTDAPLAKTPLHAQHVELGGRMVPFAGYEMPVQYAGVVKEHHAVRTAAGLFDVSHMGELHLTGPEALAVADSVVTNYVGNLKVGRAKYTASCNEQGTILDDLIVYRLAEEEVLVVCNASNRSKMAPHFAKHADGRCGFEDRSDETALIALQGPKAVAIAKDAGAPEEMLSLRPFSLLTGVDVGGVKVTVARTGYTGEDGFELFCANADAPALWSHLMKVGAPHGIAPAGLGARDTLRLEACLSLYGNDIDETTNPIEAGLGWVVKPDKSDFIGRAALEKVIADGPTRKLVGIEMTGRGIARHGYPIVDASGEKVGEVTSGSPGPTVGKNIGLGYVPVALAEPGTKLGVEIRGKVVDAVVAPTPFYKRQ; from the coding sequence GTGACCGACGCCCCCCTCGCCAAGACGCCGCTCCACGCCCAGCACGTGGAGCTCGGCGGACGCATGGTCCCCTTCGCTGGCTACGAGATGCCCGTCCAGTACGCAGGCGTCGTCAAGGAGCATCACGCCGTGCGCACCGCGGCGGGGCTCTTCGACGTCTCGCACATGGGCGAGCTGCACCTGACGGGGCCGGAGGCGCTCGCCGTCGCCGACTCCGTGGTGACCAACTACGTGGGCAACCTGAAGGTGGGCCGCGCGAAGTACACCGCCTCGTGCAACGAGCAGGGCACCATCCTCGACGACCTCATCGTCTACCGCCTGGCGGAGGAGGAGGTGCTCGTCGTCTGCAACGCGAGCAACCGGTCCAAGATGGCGCCCCACTTCGCGAAGCACGCGGACGGGCGCTGCGGCTTCGAAGATCGCAGCGACGAGACCGCGCTCATCGCGCTCCAGGGCCCGAAGGCCGTCGCCATCGCGAAGGACGCGGGCGCGCCGGAGGAGATGCTCTCGCTCAGGCCGTTCTCGCTGCTGACGGGCGTCGACGTCGGCGGCGTGAAGGTGACCGTCGCGCGCACGGGCTACACGGGCGAGGACGGCTTCGAGCTGTTCTGCGCCAACGCGGACGCGCCCGCGCTGTGGAGCCACCTGATGAAGGTCGGCGCGCCGCACGGGATCGCCCCGGCCGGCCTCGGCGCCCGGGACACCCTCCGGCTCGAGGCGTGCCTCTCGCTCTACGGCAACGACATCGACGAGACGACCAACCCCATCGAGGCGGGCCTCGGCTGGGTGGTGAAGCCCGACAAGAGCGACTTCATCGGCCGCGCCGCGCTCGAGAAGGTCATCGCCGACGGTCCGACCCGCAAGCTCGTGGGGATCGAGATGACCGGCCGCGGCATCGCCCGGCACGGCTACCCCATCGTCGACGCGTCCGGCGAGAAGGTCGGCGAGGTGACGAGCGGATCCCCCGGCCCGACGGTGGGCAAGAACATCGGCCTGGGCTACGTCCCGGTGGCGCTGGCCGAGCCGGGCACCAAGCTCGGCGTCGAGATCCGGGGCAAGGTCGTGGACGCCGTGGTGGCGCCGACCCCGTTCTACAAGAGGCAGTGA